The following are encoded in a window of Lactobacillus panisapium genomic DNA:
- the trmFO gene encoding methylenetetrahydrofolate--tRNA-(uracil(54)-C(5))-methyltransferase (FADH(2)-oxidizing) TrmFO, with product MPKTVTVVGGGLAGSEAAWQLAKRGISVDLYEMRPTKMTPAHKTGELAELVCTNSMRSNQLSNAVGLLKEEMRQLDSLVLKAADKTQVPAGGALAVDRDEFSAYITKTLHELPNITFHDEEITELPQDGIAIIATGPLTSDKLAAKIQEFSGTESLHFFDAAAPIVAADSIDLDIVYKKSRYDRGDAAYLNCPMTQEEYEKFTQELVNAETAQMHDFEKDDVFEGCMPIEVMASRGEKTMLFGPLKPVGLEDPHTGKTPYAVVQLRQDNAAASMYNIVGFQTHLKYGEQKRVFSMIPGLANARFIRYGKMHRNTYMASPEVLTASYEAKKQPGLFFAGQMTGVEGYVESAGSGLVAGINAAKEALDEPTVIFPKMTALGSMANYVTTTSVKHFQPMNASFALIPGLEGKKIRNKRERHEKISERSLEKLQEFKQKELD from the coding sequence ATGCCAAAAACTGTAACTGTTGTCGGTGGAGGCTTGGCGGGTAGTGAAGCCGCTTGGCAATTAGCCAAACGAGGGATTTCGGTTGATCTATATGAAATGAGACCAACTAAAATGACGCCAGCTCATAAAACCGGCGAATTAGCAGAGCTTGTTTGTACCAATTCAATGCGGTCTAATCAGCTGTCCAATGCTGTCGGGTTACTGAAAGAAGAGATGCGTCAATTGGATTCGCTTGTTTTAAAAGCGGCTGATAAAACTCAGGTTCCAGCTGGCGGAGCTCTTGCTGTTGACCGGGATGAATTTAGTGCTTACATCACCAAGACACTCCATGAACTGCCCAATATTACGTTTCATGATGAAGAAATTACTGAATTGCCCCAAGATGGCATTGCCATTATTGCAACTGGTCCCTTAACCAGTGATAAGTTGGCTGCTAAAATTCAGGAATTTTCGGGAACTGAAAGTCTGCACTTTTTTGATGCAGCAGCGCCAATTGTTGCCGCCGATTCGATTGATTTAGATATTGTTTATAAAAAATCACGCTATGATCGCGGGGATGCGGCTTACCTTAACTGCCCGATGACGCAGGAAGAATACGAGAAATTCACTCAAGAATTGGTTAATGCGGAAACAGCACAAATGCATGATTTTGAAAAAGATGATGTTTTTGAGGGATGCATGCCAATTGAAGTAATGGCTTCGCGGGGAGAAAAGACGATGTTGTTTGGCCCTCTTAAACCCGTTGGTTTAGAAGATCCTCATACTGGCAAGACACCGTATGCGGTAGTTCAATTACGCCAAGATAACGCCGCCGCTTCAATGTACAACATTGTTGGCTTTCAAACGCACTTGAAATATGGTGAACAAAAACGAGTCTTTTCAATGATTCCTGGTTTAGCCAATGCGCGTTTCATCCGCTACGGGAAAATGCACCGTAATACTTATATGGCTTCGCCCGAAGTTTTGACTGCCAGTTATGAAGCGAAAAAACAACCGGGGTTATTTTTCGCAGGTCAAATGACTGGCGTTGAAGGTTACGTTGAAAGTGCTGGTAGTGGCTTAGTTGCCGGTATTAATGCGGCCAAGGAAGCTCTTGATGAGCCTACTGTAATTTTTCCTAAAATGACCGCTCTTGGCTCGATGGCAAATTATGTGACCACAACCAGCGTCAAACACTTTCAACCAATGAATGCCAGTTTTGCTTTGATCCCCGGGCTTGAAGGGAAAAAGATTCGGAACAAACGGGAACGGCATGAAAAAATTAGTGAGCGTAGTTTAGAAAAACTTCAAGAATTTAAGCAAAAAGAGTTGGATTAA
- the topA gene encoding type I DNA topoisomerase: protein MPTKSKPKKRKKTLVIVESPAKAKTIEKYLGRNYRVIASKGHIRDLPKSQMGIDFDHDYKPKYISIRGKGDTIKELKSEAKKAKDVYLASDPDREGEAIAWHVAHALNLDDTAKNRVTFNEVTKDAVKNSFKNPRAIDMDTVNAQQARRILDRIVGYSLSPILWDKVKKGLSAGRVQSVALKLVIDREKEIKNFKPEEYWTIDAEFKKKTKAFKAQFWGVDGKKQDLPNNEAVQKVLAKIDKKQAFQVNNVVKRERRRQPAAPFTTSTMQQEANKRLNYRTRRTMSIAQQLYEGISLGKQGTVGLITYMRTDSKRTSPIAQAEASKFLNEKYGKEYAAKGARHFKNQEDAQDAHEAIRPTSVYRTPESLKDVLTTEQYRLYKLIWSRFLASEMTPAVYDTVRADIEQNGVIFRTTGSKMKFAGFTKVYDNLQEKNVELPELDDGDQVKLAKSDNKQHFTLPPARYTEASLVHTLEENGVGRPSTYAPTIDTIQRRYYVKLEGKAIVPTELGEIVDNLIEKFFPDIVNIDFTAQLESDLDSIEAGKKNWVKVIDEYYHPFKKELDKAESGIQKVQIKDEPAGFNCDICGAPMVIKMGRYGKFYACSRFPDCRNTKAIVKKVGVICPKCGKGDVVEKKSKRNRKFYGCSRYPDCDFVSWDKPINRVCPNDGHFLVEKKNKKGLVILCPNGDYKEEPKEEQTAK from the coding sequence ATGCCAACAAAATCAAAGCCAAAAAAACGTAAAAAAACATTAGTGATCGTTGAGTCGCCGGCTAAGGCTAAGACTATTGAAAAATATCTCGGACGTAATTATCGCGTCATTGCATCGAAAGGCCATATTCGTGATTTACCTAAGTCACAAATGGGAATTGATTTTGATCATGATTACAAACCGAAATATATTTCGATTCGGGGTAAAGGCGACACGATTAAAGAATTAAAATCTGAGGCTAAGAAAGCTAAAGATGTTTACCTAGCATCTGACCCCGATCGTGAAGGAGAAGCAATTGCGTGGCATGTGGCTCATGCCTTAAATCTGGATGATACGGCTAAGAACCGGGTTACTTTTAACGAAGTTACCAAGGATGCTGTTAAAAACAGTTTTAAAAATCCCCGTGCCATTGATATGGATACGGTAAATGCTCAGCAGGCCAGAAGAATCCTAGATCGAATTGTAGGATATTCTTTATCGCCAATTCTATGGGATAAGGTGAAAAAAGGACTTAGTGCAGGACGTGTTCAGTCTGTTGCTCTTAAGTTGGTAATTGACCGCGAAAAGGAAATTAAAAACTTTAAGCCCGAAGAATACTGGACAATTGATGCCGAGTTCAAAAAGAAAACTAAGGCGTTTAAGGCACAATTCTGGGGCGTCGATGGCAAAAAGCAGGATTTGCCGAATAATGAAGCCGTGCAAAAAGTTCTAGCAAAAATTGATAAAAAGCAGGCTTTTCAAGTTAATAATGTCGTTAAGCGTGAACGTCGGCGGCAACCTGCTGCACCGTTTACGACTTCAACTATGCAGCAAGAAGCTAATAAGCGTCTAAATTATCGGACGCGCAGAACCATGAGTATTGCACAGCAGTTATATGAAGGTATTAGTCTGGGCAAACAGGGCACAGTCGGTCTAATCACCTATATGAGAACGGACTCTAAAAGGACATCCCCAATTGCTCAAGCTGAAGCATCTAAGTTCCTAAATGAAAAATACGGCAAAGAATATGCTGCCAAAGGTGCAAGACACTTTAAAAATCAGGAAGATGCGCAGGATGCCCATGAAGCAATTCGGCCTACAAGTGTTTACCGGACACCCGAATCTTTAAAGGATGTTTTAACTACCGAACAATATCGTCTTTACAAACTGATTTGGTCCCGCTTTTTAGCCAGTGAAATGACGCCTGCTGTTTACGATACCGTAAGAGCTGACATTGAACAAAATGGGGTAATTTTCCGGACGACTGGTTCGAAAATGAAGTTTGCTGGTTTCACCAAGGTTTATGATAATTTGCAGGAAAAAAATGTAGAATTACCTGAACTAGATGATGGTGATCAAGTTAAGTTAGCAAAATCCGATAACAAGCAGCATTTTACGTTGCCGCCTGCACGCTACACGGAAGCCAGTTTAGTTCATACACTGGAAGAAAATGGTGTCGGGCGTCCGTCAACCTACGCGCCAACGATCGATACGATTCAGCGTCGCTATTATGTCAAGCTTGAGGGTAAAGCAATAGTACCTACTGAATTAGGAGAGATTGTCGATAACTTAATCGAAAAATTCTTCCCGGATATTGTTAACATTGATTTTACCGCCCAATTAGAAAGCGACCTCGATAGCATTGAGGCAGGGAAGAAAAATTGGGTCAAGGTAATTGACGAATATTATCACCCGTTTAAAAAGGAATTAGATAAAGCCGAGTCAGGCATTCAAAAAGTTCAGATTAAGGATGAACCTGCTGGTTTTAACTGCGATATCTGTGGTGCGCCGATGGTGATCAAGATGGGACGCTATGGTAAGTTCTACGCCTGCTCACGTTTTCCTGATTGCCGCAACACTAAGGCAATTGTGAAAAAGGTCGGTGTAATCTGTCCGAAATGCGGTAAAGGTGATGTAGTTGAGAAGAAGTCTAAGCGCAACCGCAAATTCTATGGCTGCTCTCGCTACCCTGACTGTGATTTTGTTTCCTGGGACAAGCCGATTAACCGTGTCTGCCCTAATGACGGTCATTTCTTAGTGGAAAAGAAAAACAAAAAAGGTCTGGTTATTTTATGTCCAAATGGTGACTATAAAGAAGAGCCTAAGGAAGAACAGACCGCAAAATAA